From Selenomonas sp. AB3002, one genomic window encodes:
- a CDS encoding TPM domain-containing protein, with the protein MKAAVRAVVCLVVIACMAFLWLNEDTTPPDIPSAPTQDIYVADFENMVEPAERQKILSIGQDLDNHFGAQLVVVTIDTLNEEDIESYANRLFRTWGIGDAEKNNGVLLLIAKGDRKFRIEVGYGLEGAITDGYAGEVLDGMKGKFRSEAYSAGIYEAYQKLARKVYENYGTEVPSSVLTAPQPAIPAETPPVAEMETEWWEDILYWGISIILVLVVAFLFYGVIGPLVSMAMLLAINIFMNILGVLLYIITMGHLGSLKWQSYTNNDNDDNDDNFWSGGSGGSSSYSSSDSSSSSSSSSSSGGYGGGSSGGGGSSGGW; encoded by the coding sequence TTGAAGGCGGCAGTACGGGCAGTCGTCTGCCTAGTAGTCATAGCTTGCATGGCTTTCCTGTGGCTGAACGAGGACACCACACCCCCTGATATCCCTTCAGCCCCCACCCAGGATATATATGTGGCAGACTTCGAGAACATGGTAGAGCCTGCGGAACGACAAAAAATCCTTTCCATCGGTCAGGATCTGGATAACCATTTTGGGGCACAACTGGTGGTGGTGACTATCGACACGCTGAACGAGGAAGATATAGAAAGCTACGCCAATCGCCTGTTCCGCACCTGGGGCATTGGCGATGCAGAAAAAAACAACGGCGTACTGTTGCTCATTGCCAAAGGTGACCGGAAGTTTCGCATCGAGGTGGGCTACGGGCTGGAGGGCGCCATCACCGATGGCTATGCCGGGGAAGTGCTGGACGGCATGAAAGGCAAATTCCGCAGCGAAGCGTATTCTGCCGGCATCTATGAAGCCTATCAAAAACTTGCCCGCAAGGTCTATGAAAACTACGGGACAGAGGTACCGTCCAGTGTGCTCACTGCTCCCCAACCTGCTATACCGGCAGAAACGCCACCGGTAGCAGAGATGGAAACAGAATGGTGGGAGGATATACTCTACTGGGGCATATCAATCATTCTGGTTCTGGTGGTAGCTTTCCTGTTCTACGGTGTAATCGGTCCACTGGTCAGCATGGCCATGCTTCTTGCCATAAATATCTTTATGAATATCCTGGGCGTCCTGCTTTATATCATCACAATGGGACACCTGGGCAGCCTGAAATGGCAATCCTATACCAATAACGATAATGACGACAATGATGACAACTTCTGGAGCGGCGGTTCCGGTGGCAGCTCAAGCTACAGTTCAAGCGACAGTTCCAGCAGCTCCAGCAGCTCCAGCAGCTCAGGCGGCTACGGCGGCGGCAGCTCCGGCGGCGGCGGCTCCTCGGGTGGCTGGTAA
- a CDS encoding glycosyltransferase, translating into MRISACYIVKDEAAELRKSLESIEGQVDEIIVVQTAVCSPVKAVGEEFGARLLFFAWENDFAKARNAALREATGDWLVLLDADEYFTEDTSRNLRKIVEKYGENEALLVPLTNLGTDGMDVTAPALRLVRNQQGLAYVGRIHEELCINGRPLQSLQLLGEQELHIEHTGYRKELSREKAERNYALLQEEMKQRQAEGKETGSLYMYLAEAAYGLDDTAEAERYARLDIAQGRRQVVYASRSYHLLLEILGQDPLRREERAAVARRAVQDFPELPELWAELSLSLGAVYDIRGAEEAMTRALDLPEPQGLEPVLFTDELRKTAQAQLKVWREVLAEAEMLDISACVIVKNEERELPLWLEKSKVYANEMIVVDTGSTDRTKEIAQEAGAKVFDFVWCDDFAAAKNRAIDCAQGDWLVFLDADETFDRPELLRNFLAMRNRENFSGAISVLVRAVDEEAGEQPILDYPAVRVWKNLPQRRYVGNIHEMLKDGEKEVRLYDGSFLTVRHTGYSSGRVRAKYERNLKLLWQKIEKQGGEQPEDYRYLMDCCYGLGEFALAEHYGKLALEKGPMAIDGNREVYWRLLDCLKEQGKDREEKLSWLRHCEAAFQEDGDFKGEEGLLLTEEGWQDDGIKLLMDFAGGGPCQGGQLVKHVMKRALPRLGLRLAEAGRREEALSWLEPVLSSNPYNPEMWQGLRLLMPPGAFMTKIMPNFKERAQALRELWHWAGEKMDLELLAALQEEFSVAGIPVPQQELWGRVLAGDKAGALEAAGKMENTAAETLFISLMQLPAGSKLEGIEFLPEGLAAVIKAYRGEGGMPHDKRAVVQGLLTCRKYWHSWQEEYRHYLQVFGIDEGGRLY; encoded by the coding sequence ATGAGGATTTCGGCTTGCTATATTGTAAAGGATGAGGCGGCAGAGCTTAGAAAGTCGCTTGAAAGCATAGAGGGTCAGGTGGATGAGATAATCGTGGTACAGACGGCGGTGTGCTCTCCTGTCAAGGCTGTGGGAGAGGAGTTTGGGGCGCGGCTGCTGTTTTTTGCCTGGGAGAATGACTTTGCCAAGGCTCGTAATGCTGCCCTGAGGGAAGCAACAGGGGATTGGCTGGTGCTTTTGGATGCGGATGAGTATTTCACTGAGGATACTTCTCGAAATTTACGAAAAATCGTGGAAAAGTATGGGGAAAACGAAGCATTGCTGGTGCCGCTTACCAATCTGGGCACGGATGGTATGGACGTGACGGCTCCGGCCTTGCGCTTGGTGCGGAACCAGCAAGGGCTTGCCTATGTGGGACGCATACATGAGGAATTGTGCATCAATGGCCGTCCTTTGCAGTCCTTGCAACTTCTGGGGGAGCAGGAACTTCACATAGAGCATACGGGATATCGTAAGGAACTCAGCCGGGAGAAAGCCGAGAGAAATTATGCCCTTTTGCAGGAGGAGATGAAGCAGCGGCAGGCGGAGGGGAAGGAGACGGGGAGCCTCTATATGTACCTGGCCGAGGCTGCTTATGGGCTGGATGATACTGCTGAAGCGGAGCGCTATGCCAGGCTGGATATTGCCCAGGGGCGCAGGCAGGTGGTGTATGCCAGCCGCTCTTATCATCTGTTGCTGGAAATCCTGGGGCAGGATCCTTTGCGCAGGGAGGAACGGGCAGCTGTGGCCAGGCGGGCGGTGCAGGACTTCCCGGAACTGCCGGAGCTTTGGGCAGAGCTTTCCCTGAGCCTGGGGGCAGTTTATGATATTCGGGGGGCGGAGGAAGCCATGACAAGAGCTCTGGACCTGCCTGAGCCACAGGGACTGGAGCCTGTGCTTTTTACTGATGAGTTAAGGAAAACAGCGCAGGCACAGCTGAAAGTATGGCGGGAAGTTTTGGCAGAGGCGGAGATGCTTGATATTTCCGCTTGTGTAATTGTGAAGAATGAGGAACGGGAACTGCCACTTTGGCTGGAAAAGAGCAAGGTTTATGCAAATGAAATGATTGTAGTGGACACGGGCTCCACCGACAGGACGAAGGAAATTGCACAGGAAGCCGGTGCCAAGGTATTTGATTTTGTCTGGTGCGATGACTTTGCCGCTGCCAAGAATAGGGCTATAGATTGTGCCCAGGGAGATTGGCTTGTCTTCCTTGATGCGGATGAAACCTTTGACCGTCCGGAGCTCTTGCGGAATTTCCTGGCTATGAGAAACCGGGAAAATTTCAGCGGGGCCATTTCCGTGCTGGTGCGGGCGGTGGATGAGGAGGCGGGGGAGCAGCCTATCCTGGATTATCCTGCCGTACGAGTATGGAAGAATCTGCCTCAGCGCCGCTATGTGGGCAATATCCATGAAATGCTGAAGGATGGTGAGAAGGAAGTGCGCCTCTATGACGGCAGTTTCCTCACCGTGCGCCATACGGGGTATTCCTCGGGACGGGTGCGGGCAAAGTATGAGCGCAATTTGAAATTGCTTTGGCAAAAAATTGAAAAACAGGGCGGTGAGCAGCCGGAGGATTACCGCTACCTCATGGATTGTTGCTATGGCCTGGGGGAGTTTGCTTTGGCAGAGCACTATGGGAAACTGGCTCTTGAGAAAGGCCCCATGGCCATAGATGGCAACAGGGAAGTGTACTGGCGCTTGCTGGACTGCCTAAAGGAGCAGGGGAAGGACCGGGAGGAAAAGCTGTCCTGGCTCAGGCATTGCGAAGCAGCGTTTCAGGAAGATGGGGATTTCAAGGGTGAAGAGGGGCTGTTGCTGACGGAAGAGGGCTGGCAGGATGATGGCATCAAGCTCCTGATGGATTTTGCCGGGGGCGGCCCTTGCCAGGGAGGTCAGCTGGTCAAGCACGTGATGAAGCGTGCCCTGCCACGTCTGGGTCTGCGGCTGGCAGAGGCGGGCCGCAGGGAGGAGGCGCTGAGTTGGCTGGAGCCTGTCTTATCAAGCAATCCTTATAATCCTGAAATGTGGCAGGGACTGCGCCTGCTTATGCCACCGGGGGCGTTCATGACGAAAATTATGCCGAACTTCAAGGAACGTGCACAGGCCTTGCGGGAGCTTTGGCACTGGGCAGGAGAGAAGATGGATTTGGAACTGCTGGCAGCCTTGCAGGAAGAGTTCAGTGTGGCAGGAATTCCTGTGCCACAGCAGGAGCTTTGGGGCAGGGTGCTGGCAGGTGATAAAGCAGGAGCGTTGGAGGCGGCCGGGAAGATGGAAAATACGGCGGCAGAAACGCTTTTCATCTCGCTGATGCAGCTGCCTGCGGGAAGCAAGCTGGAAGGAATAGAGTTTTTGCCTGAAGGGCTGGCGGCTGTAATCAAGGCTTACCGTGGTGAAGGTGGAATGCCTCATGACAAGAGAGCGGTTGTGCAGGGGCTGCTGACCTGCCGGAAGTATTGGCACAGCTGGCAGGAGGAGTACAGGCATTACTTGCAGGTGTTCGGCATAGATGAAGGCGGCAGGCTGTACTGA
- a CDS encoding LemA family protein yields the protein MKNLAIIPLVLALIMVFSGIGLYNSVKSAKIEVDTQYGQVENQIQRRADLIPNLVNTVKGYMQYEEKVLTEVTAARAKVAGAASPEEMAVADQELTGALGRLLAVVENYPTLKSDAHFTELMREIAGSENRIAVARRDYNNAVREYNITVSTFPGNIFAGMMGYGPLAPFAADEAAHSVPQVAF from the coding sequence ATGAAAAATTTAGCAATAATCCCGCTTGTTCTGGCCCTTATCATGGTCTTCAGCGGCATCGGCTTGTACAATTCCGTAAAAAGTGCCAAAATCGAAGTAGATACCCAATACGGGCAAGTGGAAAACCAAATCCAACGGCGGGCGGATCTGATTCCCAATCTGGTGAACACCGTCAAGGGCTATATGCAATATGAGGAAAAGGTCCTGACTGAGGTAACAGCAGCCCGGGCCAAAGTGGCAGGTGCCGCTTCGCCAGAGGAAATGGCAGTGGCAGACCAGGAGCTTACTGGAGCCCTTGGCAGGCTGCTGGCTGTGGTGGAAAATTATCCCACCCTGAAGTCAGATGCTCATTTCACAGAACTTATGCGGGAAATTGCCGGTTCAGAGAACCGCATTGCCGTGGCCAGGCGCGACTACAACAACGCCGTCCGTGAGTACAATATCACCGTCAGCACCTTCCCTGGCAATATCTTTGCAGGCATGATGGGCTATGGTCCTCTTGCCCCCTTTGCGGCTGATGAGGCGGCACACAGCGTGCCCCAGGTGGCATTTTGA
- the atpC gene encoding ATP synthase F1 subunit epsilon — translation MALATTRLEIVSPDKVVYSEDVRMVIVRSTGGELGILPKHAPLVTGLEPHALRVKFEDGRDEQLIACAGGFMEVTPEKVTVLATAAEAPVDIDVNRAQRAFDRARERLEKFKTGTPEVKQSIDEKRAELALLRAMARLKASGTEYSL, via the coding sequence ATGGCTTTAGCTACAACCAGGCTGGAGATAGTTTCCCCTGACAAGGTGGTCTATTCAGAGGACGTCCGCATGGTCATCGTCCGTTCCACCGGCGGCGAGCTGGGCATCCTGCCCAAGCACGCCCCCCTGGTCACCGGCCTTGAGCCCCACGCCCTGAGGGTGAAGTTCGAGGACGGCAGGGACGAGCAGCTCATAGCCTGCGCCGGCGGCTTCATGGAGGTAACTCCTGAAAAAGTCACGGTACTGGCAACGGCGGCAGAAGCCCCCGTGGACATTGACGTAAACCGCGCCCAGAGAGCCTTTGACAGGGCCAGGGAGCGCCTGGAAAAATTCAAGACCGGCACGCCGGAAGTCAAGCAGAGCATAGACGAAAAGCGCGCCGAGCTTGCCCTCCTGCGCGCTATGGCCAGACTCAAGGCTAGCGGAACTGAATATAGCCTTTGA